The following coding sequences are from one Panicum hallii strain FIL2 chromosome 5, PHallii_v3.1, whole genome shotgun sequence window:
- the LOC112895038 gene encoding caffeoylshikimate esterase-like: MAQYRDNIKYEEGFVVNSRGNRLFTCRWMPKALEPRALIFICHGYGAECSISMGDTAARLVHSGFAVYGIDHEGHGKSSGPKGYISNFSDVVKDCSDHFKSVCEKQENRSKKRFLYGFSMGGTVVLQLHRKDPLYWDGAVLLAPMCKIFDSMRPHPIVVSALKMISAVVPSWRVIPATDMIDKVCKDPQFKKEIRSNPYMYKGNLALQTGRELLTVSLDIEKSLHEVSLPFLVVHGTDDVVADPLGSKLLHERASSRDKTLKLYPGMWHVLMGEGPEDVERVFGDVISWLEDRVGGTVPDSTTKRHEIW, from the exons ATG GCTCAGTACAGAGACAATATCAAGTATGAAGAG GGCTTCGTTGTGAATTCACGAGGAAACAGACTCTTCACCTGCAGGTGGATGCCGAAGGCATTGGAGCCCAGAGCTCTGATCTTTATCTGCCATG GATACGGAGCTGAGTGTAGCATATCGATGGGAG ACACCGCTGCTCGATTAGTACACTCTGGATTTGCTGTTTACGGAATCGACCATGAGGGCCATGGTAAATCTTCAGGACCAAAAGGCTACATATCGAACTTCAGCGATGTCGTCAAGGACTGTTCTGACCATTTCAAGAGTGTCTGCG AGAAGCAGGAGAACAGGTCAAAGAAGAGGTTCCTCTACGGCTTCTCCATGGGAGGGACCGTGGTGCTTCAGCTCCATAGGAAGGATCCTCTCTACTGGGACGGTGCCGTGTTGCTTGCTCCTATGTGCAAG ATCTTTGACAGCATGCGTCCCCACCCGATCGTCGTCAGTGCACTGAAGATGATCAGCGCCGTTGTGCCTAGCTGGAGAGTCATCCCTGCCACGGACATGATTGACAAAGTCTGCAAAGATCCCCAGTTCAAGAAAGAG ATCCGTTCCAACCCGTACATGTACAAGGGAAACCTCGCGCTGCAGACAGGCCGTGAGCTCCTCACGGTCAGCCTCGACATCGAGAAGAGCCTGCATGAG GTGTCGTTGCCGTTCTTGGTCGTGCACGGCACCGACGACGTCGTAGCGGATCCCCTTGGGAGCAAGCTGCTGCATGAGAGGGCGTCGAGCAGGGACAAGACCCTGAAGCTGTACCCCGGGATGTGGCACGTGCTCATGGGTGAAGGGCCGGAGGACGTCGAGCGCGTCTTCGGCGACGTGATCTCGTGGCTCGAGGATAGAGTCGGCGGCACCGTCCCGGACAGCACGACGAAGCGTCATGAGATATGGTAG
- the LOC112891814 gene encoding probable membrane-associated kinase regulator 4, with protein sequence MAKHSPQSHDQPLQEEDYIDMDLSSPAADAATTKASLFCYSAAMATSPQHSREFEFHMPAAPLDQWEPVASPADELFYKGKLLPLHLPPRIQMVEKLLESAAEKGLLSASTAPATPYQSCNASAANSCYASGELNAEYYFHECISAGSDAAEEAAACEKKPWSKKLKFIRHLNLGLKLKASKAYLKTIFATKGGNPDDNGVPRADELSNSQSKTWRKNPISHIRSNRYIASPVSNRTTLGSKLKEDECGHRRSFSSVIIRYSSSNKPPSVSSSSCSSSNSSSFSIPSSNDSGVGPVLRRSSSASSEMDNPIQGAIAYCKKSQQLASVRKSASDAGFRFMSSSASKIAAESEDTEGIFDVGRNINVNSMFPQ encoded by the coding sequence ATGGCAAAACATAGCCCCCAAAGCCATGACCAACCACTCCAAGAAGAGGACTACATAGATATGGATTTGAGCTCACCAGCAGCAGATGCGGCCACCACCAAGGCAAGCTTGTTCTGCTACAGCGCCGCTATGGCAACCTCCCCACAACACTCGCGAGAGTTTGAATTCCACATGCCAGCAGCTCCACTTGACCAGTGGGAGCCCGTGGCATCCCCAGCAGATGAGCTCTTCTACAAGGGCAAGCTGCTACCGCTCCATCTTCCACCACGCATTCAGATGGTTGAGAAGCTCCTAGAGAGTGCGGCTGAAAAGGGCTTACTCTCAGCGAGCACTGCCCCAGCAACACCATACCAGTCATGCAATGCATCAGCAGCAAATTCATGTTATGCCAGTGGTGAGCTCAATGCGGAGTACTACTTCCACGAGTGCATATCCGCTGGTAGTGATGCTGCTGAGGAGGCAGCAGCCTGTGAGAAGAAGCCATGGTCCAAGAAGCTCAAGTTCATCAGGCATCTTAACCTTGGTCTCAAGCTCAAGGCGTCAAAAGCTTACTTGAAGACAATATTTGCCACTAAAGGAGGGAATCCAGATGACAATGGTGTACCTAGAGCAGACGAGCTGTCAAATTCACAGTCCAAGACCTGGAGGAAGAACCCAATTAGCCATATCAGAAGCAACAGGTACATAGCCTCACCCGTCAGCAATAGAACCACACTAGGTAGCAAGCTTAAAGAGGATGAGTGCGGCCATAGAAGATCCTTCTCCAGCGTCATTATCCGATATTCGTCATCAAACAAGCCACCCTCagtttcatcatcatcatgCTCTTCATCAAATTCATCCTCCTTCTCCATCCCAAGCTCAAATGACTCCGGTGTAGGACCGGTGCTGAGGAGGAGCAGCAGTGCAAGTTCAGAGATGGACAATCCAATTCAGGGTGCAATAGCATACTGCAAGAAGTCACAACAGCTGGCCTCAGTAAGGAAGAGTGCAAGTGACGCAGGTTTCCGGTTCATGTCATCATCAGCATCAAAAATAGCAGCAGAATCTGAAGACACGGAGGGTATATTTGATGTTGGCCGAAATATCAATGTAAATTCAATGTTTCCCCAATAA
- the LOC112891813 gene encoding protein GPR107-like — MARAATAARAALILLAVSGVLISPAAAEIKQEFFKDDPRGSILFEKFGFGPHGMVSVSVTGARASSTLAKPDPSQLGFFLLSDEALFEAIYEQPPPTDLNPNPESSPNCVLSSPYVIPLFTFDRLDASGHYNKTFPITHPDEYSLFFASCAPETKVTMEVRTDMYNTNLDGTKDYLSVGMASVPAIYAFFAVCYVAFLAGWLYITLYRNRLSAHRIHHLMTGLLVARMLYCISAAEDQHYIRTAGTPHGWDIMFYMFQLVKGVILFAVIALIGTGWSFLKPFLQDKEKKVLMVVIPLQVAANIAAAVVGETGPFLQGWVTWNQIFLFVDVACCCAVLFPVVWSMRSLRESSKTDGKAARTLAKLTLFRQFYVVVIGYLYFTRIIVYALKTITNYKYRWVSVAAEEVATMAFYMFMFYMFRPAERNQYFALDDDEEEAAEMALREEEFEL; from the coding sequence ATGgcccgcgccgccaccgccgcccgcgcggcccTCATCCTCCTCGCCGTCAGCGGTGTCCTCATcagtccggcggcggcggagatcaAGCAGGAGTTCTTCAAGGACGACCCCCgcggctccatcctcttcgagAAGTTCGGCTTCGGCCCCCACGGCATGGTGTCCGTCTCCGTCACCGGCGCCAGGGCCTCCTCCACGCTCGCCAAGCCAGACCCCTCGCAGCtcggcttcttcctcctctccgacGAGGCGCTCTTCGAGGCCATCTACGAGCAGCCGCCGCCCACGGATCTGAACCCCAACCCGGAGTCCTCCCCCAACTGCGTCCTCTCCAGCCCCTACGTCATACCGCTCTTCACCTTCGACAGACTCGACGCCTCCGGCCACTACAATAAGACCTTCCCCATCACCCACCCCGATGAGTATAGCCTCTTCTTCGCCAGCTGCGCGCCGGAGACCAAAGTCACCATGGAGGTCCGCACCGACATGTACAACACCAACCTGGACGGCACCAAGGACTACCTCTCCGTCGGCATGGCCTCAGTCCCGGCGATCTACGCCTTCTTCGCCGTCTGCTACGTCGCCTTCCTGGCCGGCTGGCTCTACATCACCCTCTACCGCAACCGCCTCTCCGCGCACCGCATCCACCACCTAATGACCGGCCTTCTCGTCGCGCGTATGCTCTACTGCATCTCGGCGGCCGAGGACCAGCACTACATCCGCACAGCTGGGACACCGCACGGCTGGGACATCATGTTCTACATGTTCCAGCTCGTGAAGGGTGTGATCTTGTTCGCTGTGATTGCGCTGATCGGGACGGGGTGGTCGTTCCTGAAGCCATTCCTGCAGGACAAGGAGAAGAAAGTGCTCATGGTGGTGATCCCGTTGCAGGTCGCAGCTAacattgctgctgctgtggttgGCGAGACAGGGCCATTCTTGCAGGGATGGGTGACATGGAACCAGATCTTCCTGTTTGTTGATGTTGCCTGCTGCTGCGCTGTGCTCTTCCCAGTTGTGTGGTCGATGCGCTCTCTGCGGGAGTCATCCAAGACAGACGGCAAGGCGGCCAGAACCCTTGCCAAGCTCACGCTCTTCCGCCAGTTCTATGTCGTCGTGATTGGATACTTGTACTTCACTAGGATCATTGTGTATGCCCTCAAGACAATCACCAACTACAAGTACAGATGGGTGAGTGTTGCGGCTGAGGAGGTGGCCACCATGGCATTCTACATGTTCATGTTCTACATGTTCAGGCCAGCTGAGAGGAACCAGTACTTTGCCCTCGATGACGATGAGGAGGAAGCTGCAGAGATGGCGCTCCGCGAGGAGGAGTTTGAGCTCTAG
- the LOC112891726 gene encoding uncharacterized protein LOC112891726: MENVWQQQSDDIQYTACIDLTEGYATPEHHVPAFVEEQYTRATQSQRQKKGVPKRSKNFSPIEDETLCSAYLNVSKDPIIGINQSITSYWNRITDYYNENRKTPSERIKNSLQHRWSGIQKDTVRFCGFYAEIERKRESGKSEDDKVKDALQMYQGLVKSAFKFIHCWLILRYEHKWQAHLIAMSTPKDKERSETLQATKVQAVEATKDKTLPPKISRPIGRDKAKRMKPSNTASNSTAFLQVLQNMRNRSASL; this comes from the exons ATGGAGAACGTGTGGCAGCAACAATCGGATGATATCCAGTACACCGCATGTATTGATCTTACTGAAGGCTATGCTACACCAGAGCATCACGTCCCTGCCTTTGTGGAG GAACAGTATACCCGGGCAACACAATCTCAGCGCCAGAAGAAGGGGGTGCCAAAGCGCTCCAAGAACTTCTCACCAATCGAAGATGAGACGCTGTGCTCCGCTTACCTTAACGTCAGCAAGGATCCGATTATCGGAATCAACCAGTCCATAACATCTTACTGGAATAGAATCACAGACTATTACAATGAGAATAGGAAGACTCCAAGTGAAAGGATCAAGAACTCACTACAACATAGGTGGTCTGGTATTCAAAAGGATACAGTACGATTCTGTGGTTTCTATGCTGAGATAGAAAGGAAGAGGGAGAGTGGAAAGAGTGAGGATGATAAG GTTAAGGATGCTCTACAGATGTATCAGGGTCTTGTTAAAAGTGCGTTCAAGTTCATCCATTGCTGGCTCATTCTACGCTACGAGCATAAATGGCAGGCACATTTGATAGCCATGTCCACACCAAAAGATAAAGAGCGCAGCGAAACATTGCAGGCTACTAAAGTCCAAGCAGTGGAGGCAACGAAGGACAAGACTCTCCCTCCAAAGATTTCCAGGCCAATTGGAAGGGACAAGGCGAAGAGGATGAAGCCCAGCAACACGGCCTCAAATTCCACGGCCTTTCTACAAGTTCTACAGAACATGCGGAACCGATCGGCAAGCCTATGA
- the LOC112891812 gene encoding ankyrin repeat-containing protein NPR4, with amino-acid sequence MSLEIHEEDGGASGARPAKVMSVSGSGKRGRYVRQVTGRHNDTDLHVAARGGDAAALRRALREAAAAVATAEGPEELEEARRAVAAEPNEAGETPLVAAAERGHLEVVVELLRHLDAEGLTTKNRSGYDALHVAAREGRHAVVQEILLHDRMLAKTFGPGNTTPLISAAMRGHIEVVELLLEQDDFGLVEMARDNGKNALHFAARQGHIGIVKALLEKDPQLARRNDKKGQTALHMAVKGTSCDVLRALVDADPAIVMLPDKNGNTALHVATRKKRAEIVSVLLRLPDTHVNALTRDHKTAYDIAEGLPVCEESCEIKDILSQHGALRSRELNQPRDELRKTVTEIKKDVHTQLEQTRKTNKNVHGIAKELRKLHREGINNATNSVTVVAVLFATVAFAAIFTVPGGNNNDGLAVVVQATSFKIFFIFNAIALFTSLAVVVVQITVVRGETKSERRVVEVINKLMWIASVCTTISFIASCYIVLGRHFQWAAILVSLIGGVTMAGVLGTMTYYVVKSKRMRKVRKKEKMSRRSGSSSLYDNTELSDTELNPVYAL; translated from the exons ATGTCGCTcgagatccacgagg AGGATGGTGGGGCGTCCGGTGCTCGCCCGGCGAAGGTGATGTCTGTCTCCGGGAGCGGGAAGCGGGGGCGCTACGTGCGGCAGGTGACGGGGCGGCACAACGACACCGACCTCCAcgtggcggcgcggggcggggacGCCGCGGCGCTGCggcgcgcgctgcgcgaggccgcggcggccgtggccacGGCGGAGGGGCcggaggagctcgaggaggcgcggcgcgcggtGGCCGCGGAGCCGAACGAGGCTGGGGAGACGCCGCTCGTCGCCGCGGCGGAGAGGGGGCACCTCGAGGTGGTGGTGGAGCTGCTCCGGCACCTCGACGCCGAGGGGCTAACGACAAAGAATAGGTCGGGCTACGACGCGCTGCACGTCGCGGCGAGGGAAGGCCGTCATG CTGTTGTGCAGGaaattttacttcatgataggATGCTTGCCAAGACATTTGGTCCTGGAAATACTACTCCACTTATATCAGCAGCTATGAGGGGCCATATTGAAGTTGTTGAACTGTTGCTGGAACAAGATGACTTTGGATTGGTGGAAATGGCCAGAGATAATGGAAAAAATGCCCTACATTTTGCTGCTCGACAGGGACATATTGGAATTGTCAAAGCACTACTTGAGAAAGATCCTCAGTTAGCAAGAAGAAATGACAAGAAAGGTCAAACTGCTCTTCATATGGCCGTAAAGGGAACAAGCTGTGATGTTCTTAGAGCCCTAGTGGATGCTGATCCAGCAATTGTAATGCTGCCAGATAAAAATGGGAACACGGCTTTGCATGTCGCAACAAGAAAAAAACGAGCAGAG ATAGTTAGTGTTCTTTTGCGGCTACCAGATACTCATGTCAATGCACTGACCAGAGACCACAAGACTGCATATGATATAGCTGAAGGGTTGCCAGTATGTGAAGAGTCTTGTGAAATTAAGGATATTTTATCACAACATGGTGCTCTCAGATCTAGGGAGCTGAATCAGCCTCGAGATGAGCTGCGGAAGACAGTGACAGAGATAAAGAAAGATGTCCACACACAACTGGAGCAAACAAGAAAAACAAACAAAAATGTTCATGGCATTGCTAAAGAACTCAGAAAGTTGCACAGAGAAGGCATCAACAATGCCACGAATTCTGTAACTGTTGTTGCGGTGCTGTTTGCAACAGTTGCTTTTGCAGCTATATTCACTGTACCTGGTGGAAATAACAACGATGGCCTTGCAGTTGTTGTTCAGGCTACCTCCTTTAAGATTTTCTTCATCTTCAATGCCATAGCTCTGTTTACATCATTGGCGGTAGTTGTAGTTCAAATAACAGTTGTCAGGGGAGAAACCAAGTCTGAGCGAAGGGTTGTTGAGGTGATCAACAAACTTATGTGGATAGCATCAGTTTGCACTACAATTTCTTTCATTGCCTCCTGCTATATTGTACTAGGCCGCCACTTCCAGTGGGCAGCAATACTGGTATCTTTGATAGGTGGTGTCACAATGGCTGGCGTACTTGGTACAATGACATACTATGTAGTGAAATCAAAGCGTATGAGGAAGGTTAGAAAAAAGGAGAAGATGTCAAGAAGAAGTGGCTCAAGCTCCTTGTATGACAATACTGAGCTCTCAGATACTGAACTTAACCCAGTCTATGCCTTGTAA
- the LOC112891729 gene encoding caffeoylshikimate esterase-like — MSSSLAVKDHHSEDIKYEEEFVVNSRGNKLFTCRWTPQNFQPKALIFICHGIAAECSISMRDAAARLVRAGYGVYGIDHEGHGRSSGRRCYIPNFSDIVTDCSDNFMSICGKPENREKKRFLYGTSMGGSVALLIHRKSPDYWDGAILLAPMCKVSDDMKPHPIVVSALTMICAVAPSWRIIPTPDIIDKVCKDPEMRKEVRSNPYIYRGKLPLKTCHELLMVSLDIEKNLNQVTMPFLVLHGGDDIVTDPSVSKLLFEKASSRDKTFKLYSGMWHALAAEFPDDVERVYSDIITWLDERANCAVSISEMSSTSSV, encoded by the exons ATGTCAAGTTCACTAGCTGTAAAG GATCATCACAGTGAGGATATTAAGTATGAAGAG GAATTTGTCGTGAACTCCAGGGGCAACAAGCTGTTCACTTGCAGATGGACACCGCAGAATTTTCAGCCTAAAGCTTTGATCTTCATCTGTCATG GAATTGCAGCAGAGTGCAGCATATCAATGAGAG ATGCCGCAGCTCGGTTGGTTCGGGCTGGATATGGCGTTTATGGTATAGATCATGAGGGCCATGGCAGATCATCTGGACGGAGGTGCTACATACCAAATTTCAGCGATATCGTCACAGACTGCTCCGATAATTTCATGAGTATTTGCG GGAAGCCAGAGaacagggaaaagaaaaggttcCTTTACGGCACCTCTATGGGCGGAAGCGTGGCACTTCTCATCCATAGGAAGTCGCCAGACTACTGGGATGGTGCCATCTTGCTTGCTCCTATGTGCAAG GTCTCTGATGACATGAAGCCTCATCCAATAGTCGTCAGTGCTTTGACAATGATTTGTGCTGTTGCGCCTAGTTGGAGGATCATACCCACACCTGACATCATTGACAAAGTCTGCAAAGATCCAGAGATGAGAAAAGAG GTTCGTTCCAATCCATATATATACAGAGGAAAGCTCCCCTTGAAAACTTGTCATGAACTCCTGATGGTCAGCCTAGATATTGAGAAGAACTTGAATCAG GTGACGATGCCATTCCTGGTCCTGCACGGTGGAGATGACATCGTGACGGATCCCTCCGTCAGCAAGCTGCTGTTCGAGAAAGCATCAAGCAGGGACAAAACCTTCAAGCTCTACTCTGGGATGTGGCATGCGCTAGCAGCTGAATTCCCTGACGACGTTGAGCGCGTGTACTCTGATATTATCACTTGGCTAGACGAAAGGGCAAATTGTGCAGTTAGTATTTCAGAAATGAGTAGCACATCAAGTGTCTAA
- the LOC112891731 gene encoding putative pectate lyase 21 — protein MEDARSLLPYATVDSSLRALAGQAEGFGRHAIGGLHGDVYHVTTLEDDGPGSLREGCRRPEPLWIVFDVSGSIRLSSGVRVSSYKTVDGRGRRVRLAGRGLELRECEHVIVCGLEIAGGRGHDADALQIKPRSRHVWVDRCTLRDFADGLVDVTNGSTDVTVSRCHLAAHDKAVLVGGSSAHVEDRGIRVTIHHCFFDGTRQRHPRVRFGRVHLYNNYTRGWGIYAVCASVESQIISQCNIYEAGEKKNVFRYMEEQALDKDQISSGRIRSEGDLFLNDAQQCAADAAGDELWDFEVQDFYQSCSVQPTSMALKVLLQCCTGWQPIPLPPDVSSTEGAADLADPTA, from the exons ATGGAGGACGCGAGGTCCCTTCTCCCGTACGCCACCGTGGACTCCTCGCTGCGCGCCCTGGCCGGGCAGGCCGAGGGCTTCGGCCGGCACGCCATCGGCGGCCTCCACGGCGACGTCTACCACGTCACCACCCTCGAAG ACGACGGGCCGGGCTCGCTCCGGGAGGGATGCCGGAGGCCCGAGCCGCTGTGGATCGTCTTCGACGTGTCCGGCAGCATCCGCCTCTCCTCGGGCGTGCGCGTGTCGTCCTACAAGACCGTCgacgggcgcgggcggcgcgtgaGGCTCGCCGGCCGGGGCCTGGAGCTCCGGGAGTGCGAGCACGTGATCGTGTGCGGGCTGGAGATCGCGGGCGGCCGCGGGCACGACGCCGACGCGCTGCAGATCAAGCCCCGGTCCCGGCACGTCTGGGTCGACCGCTGCACCCTGCGCGACTTCGCCGACGGCCTCGTCGACGTCACCAACGGCAGCACGGACGTGACAGTCTCGCGGTGCCACCTCGCGGCGCACGACAAGGCCGTGCTCGTCGGGGGCAGCAGCGCCCACGTCGAGGACCGCGGCATCCGGGTCACCATCCACCACTGCTTCTTCGACGGCACGCGGCAGAGGCACCCGCGCGTCAGGTTCGGCAGGGTGCACCTCTACAACAACTACACCAGGGGATGGGGCATCTACGCTGTCTGCGCCAGCGTCGAATCACAG ATTATCTCCCAGTGCAACATTTACGAGGCGGGGGAGAAGAAGAATGTCTTCAGGTACATGGAAGAACAG GCATTAGACAAAGATCAAATCTCGAGCGGGCGCATCCGGTCCGAAGGCGACCTGTTCCTGAATGATGCACAGCAGTGCGCCGCCGATGCTGCAGGAGATGAGCTGTGGGACTTCGAGGTCCAGGACTTCTACCAGTCGTGTTCGGTTCAGCCCACGTCAATGGCGCTCAAGGTGCTCCTGCAGTGCTGCACCGGCTGGCAGCCGATTCCGTTGCCACCAGATGTCTCCTCCACAGAAGGTGCTGCTGACCTTGCTGATCCTACGGCCTGA
- the LOC112894441 gene encoding UDP-glucuronic acid decarboxylase 1-like, translating to MMKQLHKSSPTHAPSPAHAPAPKAAKPARPGPRSWIGYLLREQRLLFVLLGALIASTFFLLRPYLSLSASSHLPDARPLFSFARSGVPAGFRPPPRRVVVTGGAGFVGSHLVDRLLEQGDSVIVVDNFFTGRKENVAHHLRNPRFELLRHDVVEPILLEVDRIYHLACPASPVHYKYNPIKTIKTNVMGTLNMLGLAKRIGARFLLTSTSEVYGDPLEHPQKETYWGNVNPIGVRSCYDEGKRTAETLTMDYHRGGGVEVRIARIFNTYGPRMCLDDGRVVSNFVAQALRRQPMTVYGDGKQTRSFQYVSDLVAGLMALMESDHIGPFNLGNPGEFTMLELAQVVKETIDPMATIEFKPNTADDPHMRKPDITKAKQLLHWEPKVSLKEGLPLMVTDFRQRISDE from the exons ATGATGAAGCAGCTCCACAAGTCATCCCCCACCCacgcgccgtcgccggcgcaCGCTCCGGCGCCGAAGGCCGCCAAGCCTGCGCGCCCCGGCCCGCGCTCCTGGATCGGGTACCTCCTCCGCGAGCAGCGCCTCCTCTTCGTCCTCCTCGGCGCGCTCATCGCctccaccttcttcctcctccgcccctaCCTCTCGCTCTCCGCATCCTCCCACCTCCCCGACGCCCGCCCTCTCTTCTCCTTCGCCCGCTCCGGCGTCCCCGCCGGgttccgcccgccgccgcgccgggtcGTCGTCACCGGCGGGGCCGGGTTCGTCGGCAGCCACCTCGTGGATCGGCTGCTGGAGCAGGGCGACAGCGTGATCGTTGTCGACAATTTCTTCACGGGCAGGAAGGAGAACGTCGCGCACCACCTCCGGAACCCGAGGTTCGAGCTGCTCCGCCACGATGTTGTCGAGCCAATCCTCCTCGAGGTCGACCGGATCTACCACCTCGCGTGCCCCGCGTCGCCAGTGCACTACAAGTACAACCCGATCAAGACGATC AAGACAAATGTCATGGGTACCTTGAATATGTTGGGTCTGGCAAAGCGAATTGGTGCAAGGTTCTTGTTGACTAGCACAAGTGAAGTTTATGGTGATCCACTTGAGCATCCACAGAAGGAGACTTACTGGGGGAATGTTAATCCTATAG GTGTTAGGAGCTGTTATGATGAGGGGAAGAGAACAGCAGAAACTTTAACCATGGACTATCACCGTGGTGGTGGCGTTGAG GTGCGTATTGCTCGCATTTTCAATACATATGGTCCTCGTATGTGCCTTGATGATGGCCGTGTGGTCAGCAATTTTGTTGCACAG GCACTACGTAGACAACCAATGACAGTTTATGGTGATGGGAAACAAACTCGAAGTTTCCAATATGTTTCTGATCTG GTCGCTGGACTTATGGCTCTCATGGAGAGTGATCATATCGGTCCATTTAACTTGGGAAACCCAGGAGAGTTTACCATGTTGGAGCTAGCACAG GTTGTGAAGGAAACAATTGATCCAATGGCAACCATTGAGTTCAAACCCAATACGGCTGATGATCCCCATATGAGAAAGCCAGATATCACCAAGGCCAAGCAGCTGCTACATTGGGAGCCAAAGGTTTCTCTCAAGGAAGGCCTTCCGTTAATGGTGACAGACTTCCGTCAAAGGATCTCGGATGAGTAA